A genome region from Bacteroides stercoris ATCC 43183 includes the following:
- a CDS encoding response regulator transcription factor: protein MTAPEIAIVAPNTLTSLGLQNLLEEIIPMATIRVFRSFAELMDDTPDMYAHYFISSQIYFEHTSFFLPRKPKTIVLAGGDNQPQLSGVPTLNIYQDEKGLVKDILQLHRYGHQHGHPDKQPDSLRSTMPPHAAGNTDAHELSAREIEVLVLITKGLINKEIADKLNISLTTVITHRKNIVEKLGIKSVSGLTIYAVMHGYIDADRI from the coding sequence ATGACAGCTCCCGAAATAGCAATCGTCGCTCCCAACACATTGACCTCTTTGGGATTGCAGAACCTTCTGGAAGAGATTATCCCGATGGCTACCATCCGTGTGTTCCGCTCCTTCGCCGAACTCATGGATGATACGCCCGACATGTATGCCCATTATTTCATCTCTTCCCAAATATATTTCGAGCATACCTCATTCTTCCTGCCCCGAAAGCCCAAGACCATCGTACTGGCAGGCGGCGACAACCAGCCTCAGCTATCGGGCGTGCCGACCCTGAACATCTATCAGGACGAGAAAGGCCTCGTAAAAGACATTCTGCAACTCCATCGGTACGGACACCAGCACGGACACCCCGACAAGCAACCGGACAGTCTCCGCTCCACCATGCCGCCTCATGCCGCCGGCAACACCGATGCCCACGAACTTTCCGCCCGCGAGATAGAAGTGCTGGTGCTCATCACCAAAGGGCTTATCAACAAGGAGATTGCCGACAAACTGAACATCAGCCTCACCACCGTCATCACCCACCGCAAGAACATTGTGGAGAAACTGGGCATCAAGTCCGTATCGGGACTGACAATCTATGCCGTGATGCACGGCTACATCGATGCCGACAGGATATAA
- a CDS encoding IS4 family transposase, whose product MFQDKYVFSQLTAFLNRTQFNNYVRKYDGNRYVKHFTCWNQMLAMMFGQLSNRESLRDLVVAFEAHRAKQYHLGLGREPIAKTTLATANQNRDYRIFEDFAFYMMKEACEKRTTNILDISGKKYAFDSTTIPLCLATFPWAKFRSKKGGVKAHVLYDIEAQVPAFYTVTTASKHDSTAMSSIHYEPNAYYIFDRAYDSFKELYRIHLTDSFFVVRAKTNLKYKTVRWKRRMPKNIMTDAEVKLTGYLSEKKYPESFRLVRYYDEEDDREFTFLTNAKQLSALDVADLYKKRWLIELFFKWLKQHLKIKKFWGTTENAVRIQISVAIITYCLVAIVQHDMKLKRSTYEVLQILSISLTDKTHLRDLFDKTNFNDVKDLNDPLIPGLFD is encoded by the coding sequence ATGTTCCAAGACAAATACGTATTCTCTCAATTAACCGCTTTTCTGAACAGGACTCAGTTCAACAACTATGTTCGCAAGTATGATGGCAACAGATATGTGAAACATTTCACTTGCTGGAATCAGATGCTCGCGATGATGTTTGGACAACTGAGTAACCGTGAGAGCCTGCGAGACTTAGTCGTTGCTTTCGAGGCGCATAGGGCCAAGCAATATCATCTTGGTTTAGGTCGTGAACCGATAGCCAAGACAACTCTTGCGACAGCGAACCAGAACCGTGATTACAGAATCTTCGAAGACTTTGCATTCTATATGATGAAGGAAGCCTGCGAGAAGCGGACGACCAACATCCTTGACATTTCCGGAAAGAAATATGCGTTTGATTCAACAACGATTCCGTTGTGTCTTGCAACATTCCCATGGGCAAAGTTCCGAAGCAAGAAAGGAGGGGTGAAAGCTCATGTCTTATACGACATTGAAGCACAAGTTCCTGCCTTCTATACTGTAACTACTGCATCAAAGCATGATTCCACAGCAATGTCTTCAATCCATTATGAACCAAATGCTTATTATATATTCGACAGGGCTTATGACTCCTTTAAAGAACTCTATAGGATACATCTTACAGACTCTTTCTTTGTTGTCAGAGCCAAGACGAACTTAAAGTATAAGACAGTCAGATGGAAGCGAAGAATGCCAAAGAACATAATGACAGATGCGGAAGTGAAACTGACCGGATATCTCTCCGAGAAAAAATATCCTGAGTCATTCAGACTCGTCCGATATTACGACGAAGAGGATGACCGTGAGTTCACTTTTTTGACGAATGCAAAACAACTTTCTGCACTGGATGTCGCCGATCTTTATAAGAAAAGATGGTTAATCGAGCTGTTCTTCAAATGGCTCAAGCAGCATCTCAAGATAAAGAAATTCTGGGGCACAACAGAGAACGCTGTTCGCATACAAATCAGTGTGGCTATTATCACGTACTGTCTTGTGGCTATTGTCCAACATGATATGAAGTTGAAACGTTCAACCTATGAAGTTTTACAAATTCTCAGCATATCATTGACTGACAAAACCCACTTGCGTGACCTGTTCGACAAGACTAATTTCAATGATGTCAAAGATCTAAATGATCCCCTGATTCCGGGGCTTTTTGATTAA
- a CDS encoding NAD(P)/FAD-dependent oxidoreductase, with product MIQEYQLRVLPEVAANEQRIKEYLIQEKGVSARDITATRILKRSIDARQRTIFVNLTVRAYLNELPKEKEYQETVYNDVSDKPQVIVVGAGPGGLFAALRLIELGLRPVIVERGKNVRDRKKDLALIGREQTVNPESNYSFGEGGAGAYSDGKLYTRSKKRGNVDKILNVFCQHGASSSILVDAHPHIGTDKLPRVIENMRNTIIGCGGEVHFETRMDALIIENDEVKGIETDTGRTFLGPVILATGHSARDVYRWLAANGVEIEAKGIAVGVRLEHPASLIDRIQYHNRNGRGKYLPAAEYSFVTQVDGRGVYSFCMCPGGFVVPAASGPQQIVVNGMSPSNRGSRWSNSGMVVELRPEDLENKELRMMNEEPAFNSQLNMMYFQEALERLCWQQGNMKQTAPAQRMADFTRKKLSYDLPESSYAPGLVSSPLHFWMPPFIADRLSKGFQQFGKYSHGFLTNEAAMIGVETRTSAPVRIVRDKDTLQHIRLKGLFPCGEGAGYAGGIVSAGIDGERCAEAAGRLLLQ from the coding sequence ATGATACAAGAATACCAATTGCGCGTGTTGCCTGAGGTTGCAGCCAACGAACAACGCATAAAAGAATACCTCATACAAGAGAAAGGAGTGAGCGCACGCGACATTACGGCTACGCGCATTCTGAAACGCAGCATTGATGCACGCCAGCGGACCATCTTCGTAAACCTGACCGTGCGTGCTTATCTCAACGAGTTGCCGAAAGAGAAGGAGTATCAGGAAACCGTCTATAACGATGTGTCGGACAAGCCGCAAGTTATCGTTGTGGGAGCCGGTCCCGGCGGACTGTTTGCCGCCTTGCGTCTGATAGAGCTGGGCTTGCGCCCCGTCATCGTGGAGCGCGGAAAGAATGTACGCGACCGCAAGAAAGACCTTGCCCTGATAGGAAGGGAACAGACCGTCAACCCGGAATCCAATTACAGTTTCGGAGAAGGCGGTGCAGGCGCCTATTCGGACGGCAAGCTCTATACCCGCAGTAAAAAACGGGGAAACGTAGACAAAATCCTGAACGTATTCTGCCAGCACGGCGCTTCATCTTCCATACTCGTAGACGCCCATCCCCATATCGGCACGGACAAACTGCCGCGGGTCATAGAAAACATGCGGAACACCATTATCGGTTGCGGCGGTGAAGTGCACTTTGAGACACGGATGGATGCTCTTATTATTGAAAACGATGAAGTGAAAGGCATCGAAACCGATACCGGCCGGACATTCCTCGGTCCTGTAATACTTGCTACCGGACACTCCGCACGCGATGTATACCGCTGGCTGGCAGCCAACGGAGTGGAAATAGAAGCCAAAGGCATCGCCGTAGGAGTACGTCTGGAACATCCCGCTTCCCTGATAGACCGGATACAATACCACAACCGCAACGGACGCGGCAAATACCTGCCCGCCGCCGAGTACAGCTTCGTTACCCAAGTGGACGGAAGAGGCGTGTACAGCTTCTGCATGTGTCCCGGCGGCTTTGTGGTTCCGGCAGCCAGCGGTCCCCAGCAAATCGTAGTCAACGGAATGAGCCCCAGCAACCGGGGGTCCCGGTGGAGCAATTCGGGAATGGTAGTGGAGCTGCGTCCGGAAGACTTGGAGAATAAGGAGTTAAGAATGATGAATGAAGAGCCGGCTTTCAACTCCCAACTCAACATGATGTATTTTCAGGAAGCTCTGGAACGCCTCTGCTGGCAACAGGGCAACATGAAGCAAACAGCCCCCGCGCAACGCATGGCGGACTTTACCAGGAAAAAGCTCAGCTACGACCTGCCGGAAAGTTCATACGCCCCCGGACTGGTATCGTCGCCTCTGCACTTCTGGATGCCGCCGTTCATTGCCGACCGGCTGAGCAAAGGTTTCCAGCAATTCGGGAAATACAGCCACGGTTTCCTCACCAACGAAGCTGCCATGATTGGCGTTGAAACCCGTACATCGGCTCCGGTGCGCATTGTCAGAGACAAAGACACCTTGCAGCATATCCGTTTGAAAGGGCTGTTTCCCTGCGGAGAGGGAGCCGGATATGCAGGCGGCATCGTGTCGGCAGGTATCGACGGAGAACGGTGTGCGGAAGCCGCAGGCCGGCTTTTGCTGCAATGA
- the metA gene encoding homoserine O-succinyltransferase has product MPLNLPDKLPAIELLKEENIFVIDNSRATRQDIRPLRIVILNLMPLKITTETDLVRLLSNTPLQVEISFMKIKSHTSKNTPIEHMKAFYTDFDKMRDEKYDGMIITGAPVEQMDFEEVTYWDEITEIFDWARTHVTSTLYICWAAQAGLYHHYGVPKYPLDAKMFGIFAHRTLQPLYPIFRGFDDVFYVPHSRHTEVRKEDILKVPGLTLLSESEEAGVYMVMARNGREFFVTGHSEYSPLTLDTEYRRDLAKGLPIEMPRNYYVDDNPDKGVSVRWRAHANLLFSNWLNYFVYQETPFNIEEIK; this is encoded by the coding sequence ATGCCTTTAAATTTACCCGATAAACTTCCCGCGATAGAGCTGCTGAAAGAGGAAAACATATTCGTCATTGACAATTCACGGGCAACCCGGCAGGACATCCGTCCGCTGCGGATTGTCATATTGAATCTGATGCCGTTGAAGATTACGACGGAGACCGATTTGGTGCGTCTGCTCTCCAATACTCCGTTGCAGGTGGAGATTTCGTTCATGAAAATCAAGAGCCACACCTCAAAGAATACTCCGATAGAGCATATGAAAGCTTTCTATACGGATTTCGACAAGATGCGTGACGAGAAGTACGACGGTATGATTATTACCGGAGCCCCTGTGGAGCAGATGGACTTTGAGGAAGTGACCTACTGGGACGAGATAACCGAAATATTCGATTGGGCGCGTACGCACGTTACGTCCACGCTTTATATCTGCTGGGCGGCGCAAGCCGGACTCTACCACCATTACGGTGTGCCCAAGTATCCGCTGGACGCGAAAATGTTCGGCATATTCGCACATCGCACCTTGCAGCCTCTGTATCCCATTTTCCGTGGTTTTGACGATGTGTTTTATGTTCCCCACAGCCGCCACACGGAAGTCCGCAAGGAAGATATTCTGAAAGTTCCCGGACTGACCCTGCTCTCGGAATCGGAAGAGGCAGGGGTATATATGGTAATGGCACGTAACGGGCGCGAGTTTTTCGTAACCGGTCATTCTGAATACTCCCCCCTGACGCTCGATACGGAATACCGCCGCGACCTGGCTAAGGGATTGCCTATTGAGATGCCCCGCAATTACTATGTGGACGACAACCCGGACAAAGGCGTATCGGTACGGTGGCGGGCGCATGCCAACCTGCTGTTCTCCAACTGGCTGAACTACTTTGTATATCAGGAAACCCCGTTCAATATTGAAGAAATTAAATAA
- a CDS encoding fimbrillin family protein — MNIMRNAFKRANYVLCLLLALSGTSCINRLNDEIKEGSILISFSFEASKAATKVTKNTFDIGDRSGIFAMLTGNSLDQQRYIDNLLLECSDNSKLISKKEVYYPEGDATLDFISYYPYQEENVSKGSSLLDVTVQADQNKTANYSLSNFMTARIGNVPNSEKTVKLEYKHRFAKIKLVLIPQEGEDTDEMLKANPRIIATGFRTQAVYDLQSDKLSSVDDASETDIIPFGTWKKEGNTLSGKEFIVIPQTHSDGGQAFTLEWNGKIYTCPLPSATIEEDTELEICINALQSTSATLTGVIANIKEWELSEQGESENRYEITAVHTASLSFSTSDIYRIYHQGKPVAEVCREYLYTAPADAVATKAIVAYSVQDNEQTDLTNGIVLQLPDKTATTHGGKVSWNEADNSLTYISGHSRPIEKFYIDENRKIVTEKPATPALAINVSSYVIRDIRNGILHTYPIVKIGAQYWMKEDLQTAHYNDSKSMPLRKALGDGEGYLKWAGTNSHFYNGEAVLTGKLAPLDWRLPTENDWNRLKEYIGENASALKKADTWSSDVYSATNETGFCIQPAGLLLERENKTALVNANSSTAYWLYDGTQKQLDKVVMFANSNNDIALKNAVKPEGKDYYNAFSIRCIKE; from the coding sequence ATGAATATCATGAGAAACGCTTTCAAAAGGGCAAATTATGTGTTATGCCTGCTCCTTGCCTTATCGGGTACATCTTGTATCAACAGGCTAAATGATGAAATCAAAGAGGGCAGTATCCTCATCTCCTTTTCCTTTGAAGCAAGTAAAGCCGCTACCAAAGTAACTAAAAACACTTTCGACATAGGAGACAGAAGCGGTATCTTTGCCATGCTGACAGGCAATTCCCTGGACCAGCAGCGATACATCGACAACCTGCTTCTGGAATGCAGCGACAACAGCAAACTGATATCCAAGAAAGAAGTGTATTATCCGGAAGGAGATGCCACGCTGGACTTCATCAGCTACTATCCGTATCAGGAAGAAAACGTGTCCAAAGGAAGCTCACTGCTGGACGTCACAGTACAAGCAGACCAGAACAAGACCGCCAATTACAGCTTATCCAACTTCATGACCGCCCGCATCGGGAACGTACCCAACAGCGAGAAAACCGTAAAGCTGGAATACAAGCACCGGTTTGCCAAAATAAAGTTAGTTCTTATACCCCAAGAAGGTGAAGATACGGACGAGATGCTCAAGGCCAACCCCAGAATCATAGCTACCGGTTTCAGGACACAAGCCGTATATGACCTGCAATCGGACAAGCTTTCCTCGGTTGACGATGCGAGCGAAACGGATATCATTCCTTTCGGCACATGGAAGAAAGAGGGTAATACGCTGTCCGGTAAGGAGTTCATTGTAATTCCGCAAACACACTCCGACGGCGGACAGGCTTTTACCCTGGAATGGAACGGAAAAATCTATACCTGCCCTCTCCCGTCGGCCACCATTGAGGAGGACACGGAACTGGAGATTTGCATCAACGCACTGCAAAGCACAAGTGCAACCCTCACCGGAGTTATCGCCAACATCAAGGAATGGGAGCTCAGCGAACAAGGAGAGAGCGAAAACCGGTACGAAATCACTGCCGTACACACAGCCTCGCTGTCATTCAGCACGTCTGATATCTACAGGATATACCATCAAGGAAAGCCCGTGGCAGAAGTATGCCGGGAGTATCTTTACACTGCCCCCGCCGATGCTGTTGCTACTAAAGCGATTGTAGCCTATTCCGTACAGGACAATGAACAGACGGACTTGACAAATGGAATCGTTTTACAACTACCGGACAAAACCGCCACGACACATGGCGGTAAAGTAAGTTGGAATGAAGCGGACAACTCGCTGACCTACATTAGCGGCCACTCCCGGCCTATCGAAAAATTCTACATAGACGAAAACAGAAAGATAGTAACGGAAAAGCCTGCCACACCAGCACTGGCTATCAACGTCAGCAGCTACGTAATCAGAGATATACGGAACGGTATATTGCACACCTACCCCATCGTGAAAATAGGCGCACAATATTGGATGAAAGAGGATTTACAGACGGCCCATTATAATGACAGCAAGAGTATGCCCCTCAGAAAAGCTTTGGGAGATGGCGAGGGCTACCTCAAATGGGCGGGCACCAACTCCCATTTTTACAACGGCGAGGCCGTCCTTACCGGGAAATTGGCTCCGTTGGATTGGAGATTGCCAACAGAAAACGATTGGAACAGACTGAAAGAATACATAGGAGAGAATGCTTCCGCACTGAAAAAGGCAGATACCTGGAGCTCGGATGTTTATTCCGCAACCAATGAAACCGGATTCTGCATTCAACCCGCAGGGCTGCTGTTGGAAAGGGAAAACAAGACGGCCTTGGTAAACGCAAACTCATCGACCGCCTATTGGCTATATGACGGCACACAAAAGCAATTGGACAAAGTCGTAATGTTTGCGAACAGCAATAACGACATCGCCTTAAAGAACGCCGTCAAACCGGAAGGCAAAGATTATTATAATGCGTTTTCCATCCGTTGCATAAAAGAATAG
- a CDS encoding TonB-dependent receptor, whose product MKQYKIIPLILTFLTAGNVSAADLDTLKVVDVEEVLVIAAPKENRKLREQPTAVTLLSQQDMQAAQVNSIKNLTGLVPNMFIPDYGSRLTSAVYIRGIGSRINTPSVGLYVDNIPYIDKSAFDFDYSDIERIDVLRGPQGTLYGRNAMGGLIKIHTKSPFSYQGTDLRIGAGTHNAYNTSLTHYHRVSERFAFSTGGFYDYEGGFFRNAALENKKTDKSQSAGGRFRGIYLPSENWKADLNVSYEYSDQGGYPYYYTGSVNPAAQSEEMKSYIGTISNNRESSYYRNLLNTGLNLEYQAQRFTLSAVTGYQFLKDRMFIDQDFTAKDIYTLEQKQRIHTLSEEIVMKSKGSSRWQWATGVFGFYQWLKTDAPVTFREDGMGMLGQMLGSVIPSKIEVPMPMPGMGINILPSLRPGNSNLLINGNFDTPLLNGALFHQSTFRDLFGLTGLSFTAGLRLDYEKMKMTYDSGTAMDYTVGIKGEMVRGGQVIKEIPMMPETALTVQSRYHGSIDKDYLQLLPKFALQYDFKNNRGNVYATVSKGYRSGGYNIQMFSDLLQSSLKNDMMRQTKEEILKAVEGSPSASYKDLINEMFPDAGENPDARSATEYKPEQTWNYEIGTHLNLFNNRLRTDAALFWLETRDQQISRFAGASGLGRETVNAGKSRSLGAELSLTAAITADFTLNTSYGYTYATFKDYVTNARVNGQLQEISYNGNYVPFVPKHTLTVGGQYIFRINPGYWLERIQLNAGYTGAGRVYWTEENTVSQSFYGTLNGRISFQKGRGQIDFWVRNALDKDYAAFYFESMGNGFMQKGRPIQAGIELRCRF is encoded by the coding sequence ATGAAACAATATAAGATTATTCCCCTGATTCTGACGTTCCTCACTGCCGGTAATGTGTCGGCAGCAGATCTGGACACCTTGAAAGTAGTAGACGTGGAAGAAGTCCTCGTCATCGCAGCCCCCAAAGAAAACCGCAAGCTGCGCGAACAGCCCACAGCCGTCACCCTGCTTTCGCAGCAGGACATGCAGGCGGCACAGGTGAACTCTATCAAGAACCTGACCGGGCTCGTTCCCAACATGTTCATCCCCGACTACGGTTCGCGCCTTACTTCCGCCGTCTATATCCGCGGTATCGGTTCGCGCATCAACACGCCGTCCGTGGGACTGTATGTGGACAATATCCCCTACATCGACAAGTCCGCTTTCGACTTCGACTACTCCGACATCGAACGCATCGACGTACTGCGCGGCCCGCAAGGAACGCTGTACGGACGCAATGCGATGGGCGGACTGATCAAGATTCACACCAAATCGCCTTTCTCCTATCAGGGCACGGACTTGCGCATCGGCGCAGGCACGCACAATGCCTACAACACTTCGCTGACGCATTACCACCGGGTGTCCGAGCGTTTCGCTTTCTCTACCGGCGGCTTCTATGACTACGAAGGCGGCTTCTTCCGTAACGCAGCGCTGGAGAATAAGAAGACAGACAAGAGCCAATCGGCCGGCGGACGCTTCCGCGGCATCTACCTGCCTTCCGAGAACTGGAAAGCAGACCTGAACGTGAGCTACGAATACAGCGACCAGGGCGGCTATCCGTACTATTATACCGGCAGCGTCAACCCCGCCGCCCAAAGCGAAGAGATGAAATCCTATATCGGCACAATCTCCAACAACCGCGAAAGCAGCTACTACCGTAACCTGCTGAATACAGGGCTGAACCTCGAATATCAGGCGCAGCGCTTCACCCTGAGCGCCGTAACGGGCTATCAGTTCCTGAAAGACCGCATGTTCATCGACCAGGATTTTACGGCGAAAGACATCTATACGCTGGAACAGAAGCAACGCATCCATACCCTGAGCGAAGAGATTGTGATGAAAAGCAAAGGCAGCAGCCGCTGGCAATGGGCTACGGGCGTCTTCGGCTTCTACCAGTGGCTGAAAACCGACGCTCCGGTGACCTTCAGGGAAGACGGCATGGGAATGCTGGGGCAGATGCTGGGCAGTGTAATCCCGTCCAAAATAGAAGTTCCCATGCCCATGCCCGGTATGGGAATCAATATCCTGCCGTCCTTGCGGCCCGGCAACAGCAATCTGCTCATCAACGGTAATTTCGACACACCGCTTCTCAACGGAGCGTTGTTCCACCAGTCTACTTTCCGGGACCTGTTCGGTCTTACGGGATTATCTTTCACCGCCGGTCTGCGCCTGGATTATGAGAAGATGAAGATGACCTACGACTCCGGCACTGCAATGGACTATACGGTAGGTATCAAAGGAGAAATGGTACGGGGCGGGCAGGTTATCAAAGAAATACCGATGATGCCCGAAACGGCGCTCACCGTACAGTCGCGCTACCACGGTTCCATCGACAAGGATTACCTGCAACTGCTGCCGAAGTTTGCCCTTCAATACGACTTCAAGAACAATCGGGGCAACGTCTATGCAACCGTGAGCAAGGGCTACCGTTCGGGCGGATACAACATCCAGATGTTCTCCGACCTGTTGCAGTCCAGCCTGAAAAACGACATGATGCGGCAGACAAAAGAGGAGATTCTAAAAGCCGTAGAGGGTTCTCCCAGCGCATCCTACAAAGACCTTATCAACGAAATGTTCCCCGACGCAGGCGAGAATCCCGACGCCCGCTCCGCCACCGAATACAAACCGGAGCAAACCTGGAACTACGAAATCGGTACTCACCTGAATCTTTTCAATAACCGTCTGCGTACCGATGCCGCACTCTTCTGGCTGGAGACGCGCGACCAGCAAATCTCACGCTTTGCAGGAGCAAGCGGCTTGGGACGCGAAACGGTGAATGCAGGCAAAAGCCGCAGCCTCGGCGCCGAACTGTCTCTGACTGCCGCCATTACTGCCGACTTCACGCTGAACACCAGCTACGGCTATACGTATGCCACCTTTAAGGACTACGTAACCAATGCCCGCGTCAACGGACAGCTTCAGGAAATCAGCTACAACGGCAACTACGTGCCTTTCGTTCCCAAACACACGCTGACCGTAGGCGGACAGTACATTTTCCGCATCAACCCGGGATATTGGCTGGAGCGCATCCAACTGAATGCCGGATACACCGGTGCGGGACGTGTGTACTGGACGGAAGAGAACACCGTCAGCCAATCATTCTACGGCACACTGAACGGACGCATCAGTTTCCAGAAAGGCCGCGGACAGATAGACTTCTGGGTGCGCAATGCACTGGACAAGGATTACGCCGCCTTCTATTTCGAAAGCATGGGCAACGGATTTATGCAGAAAGGACGTCCCATCCAGGCCGGAATAGAACTGCGTTGCAGATTTTAG
- a CDS encoding peptidase U32 family protein, with the protein MMKQRKIELLAPAKNLECGIEAVNHGADAVYIGAPKFGARAAAVNSLEDIAALVAYAHLYNVRIYVTVNTILKEEELAETEKMIWELYRIGVDALIVQDMGITRLNLPPIPLHGSTQMDNRTPEKVRFLADAGFRQVVLARELSLQEIRRIHEACPETPLEVFVHGALCVSYSGQCYVSQACFGRSANRGECAQFCRLPFSLVDADGKTIVRDKHLLSLKDLNQSEVLEDLLDAGASSLKIEGRLKDVSYVKNVTAAYRSKLDAIFARRKEYVRASSGTCRFDFTPRLDKSFSRGFTHYFLQGRDREISSFDTPKSLGEEMGTMKEQRGNYLTVAGVKPFHNGDGVCFLDEQGCLQGFRINRVDGNKLYPAGDVPRIKPRTRLFRNFDQEFERILARKSAERKIGVEWELADTPSGFALTAADEDGNRITLSFPYPKELARTPQPENLRTQLGKLGNTPFEVMPLGGTDSPSATTTPAIAINLSQNWFIPASVIADWRRQAIDKLTAARRITYRRELHVWKPTRHRFPATSLTYLGNVMNTAARSFYQAHGVASVEPAYEKQAVPEAVLMFCKHCLRYSMGWCPTYQKGHSPYREPYYLVGTDGKRFRLTFDCKNCQMKVSS; encoded by the coding sequence ATGATGAAGCAACGAAAAATAGAACTATTGGCCCCCGCCAAGAATCTGGAGTGCGGTATTGAAGCAGTCAATCATGGTGCGGATGCGGTATATATAGGCGCACCGAAGTTCGGCGCACGTGCGGCTGCGGTCAATTCTTTGGAAGATATAGCCGCTTTGGTGGCGTATGCCCATTTGTACAACGTACGCATTTACGTTACGGTCAATACCATTCTGAAAGAAGAGGAGCTTGCCGAAACGGAAAAGATGATTTGGGAACTGTACCGCATCGGTGTAGACGCCCTGATAGTGCAGGATATGGGAATTACCCGTCTGAACCTGCCGCCCATCCCCCTGCACGGCAGTACGCAGATGGACAACCGTACACCGGAGAAAGTACGTTTCCTGGCGGATGCAGGTTTTCGTCAGGTAGTGCTGGCGCGCGAGCTGTCATTGCAGGAGATACGCCGAATCCACGAGGCTTGTCCGGAAACGCCTTTGGAAGTGTTTGTGCACGGTGCGCTTTGTGTAAGCTACAGCGGCCAGTGCTACGTCAGTCAGGCATGTTTCGGCAGAAGCGCCAACCGGGGAGAGTGTGCCCAGTTCTGCCGCCTGCCGTTCAGTCTGGTAGATGCCGACGGGAAAACAATCGTCCGCGACAAGCACCTGCTCTCTTTGAAAGACCTGAACCAAAGCGAAGTGCTGGAAGACCTGCTGGATGCCGGCGCCTCTTCCCTCAAGATAGAAGGGCGGTTGAAGGACGTTTCCTATGTGAAGAACGTTACGGCTGCCTACCGCAGCAAGCTGGATGCCATTTTCGCCCGTCGCAAGGAGTACGTACGTGCTTCTTCGGGTACTTGCCGTTTCGACTTCACGCCCCGGTTGGACAAGAGTTTCAGCCGCGGCTTCACCCATTACTTCCTACAGGGCCGCGACCGGGAAATCTCCTCTTTCGATACGCCGAAGTCTTTGGGCGAGGAGATGGGTACGATGAAAGAGCAGCGCGGCAATTACCTTACCGTTGCCGGAGTGAAACCTTTCCATAACGGAGACGGTGTCTGCTTTCTCGATGAACAGGGCTGTTTGCAAGGTTTCCGTATCAATCGGGTGGATGGCAACAAGCTGTATCCGGCTGGCGATGTGCCCCGTATCAAACCGCGCACCCGTCTTTTCCGCAATTTCGACCAGGAATTTGAGCGCATCCTTGCCCGCAAGTCCGCCGAACGTAAAATCGGCGTTGAATGGGAGCTGGCAGATACCCCTTCGGGCTTTGCCCTGACTGCGGCGGACGAAGACGGCAACCGCATAACCTTGTCTTTCCCCTATCCAAAAGAACTTGCGCGTACTCCGCAACCGGAGAACCTGCGCACCCAACTCGGCAAATTGGGGAATACTCCTTTCGAGGTCATGCCTCTCGGCGGCACGGACAGCCCCTCGGCAACAACAACTCCCGCCATTGCAATCAACCTGTCGCAGAACTGGTTCATACCCGCTTCGGTGATAGCCGACTGGCGTCGCCAGGCGATAGACAAGCTGACTGCCGCCCGCCGCATTACTTATCGTCGTGAGTTACATGTGTGGAAACCCACCCGCCACCGTTTCCCGGCAACATCCCTGACCTATCTGGGCAATGTGATGAATACCGCCGCCCGCAGCTTTTATCAGGCTCACGGAGTAGCTTCCGTGGAACCGGCATACGAGAAGCAGGCCGTACCCGAAGCCGTACTCATGTTCTGCAAACATTGCCTGCGTTACAGCATGGGCTGGTGTCCTACGTATCAAAAGGGACATTCCCCGTACCGGGAACCCTACTACCTGGTAGGAACAGACGGTAAACGTTTCCGCCTCACTTTCGACTGCAAGAACTGCCAAATGAAAGTCAGCAGTTAA